The following proteins are co-located in the Sulfurovum sp. TSL6 genome:
- a CDS encoding mannosyl-3-phosphoglycerate phosphatase yields the protein MKRIIFTDLDGTFLNHHDYSFEESFEALQKIKEAGIPLIFTTSKTKAEVEYLQEKVGISEPFIVENGAALFIPDGYQGLDLSFLGNYDDKKVMVFGESYTKVLEFYRRYKDEFSMLGMSDMSDDEIIHLTGLSQRDVILAKHRDFTEPFILKNETKLDALKKLAHSYALKITQGGRFYHLMRESQDKGIAVIKTIELFEALYHENIRSIALGDSQNDTEMLEHVDIPILIQKYDGSYLETNVTHIQKSSYQGSKGWNEMVLKNV from the coding sequence ATGAAACGTATAATATTCACTGATCTAGATGGTACTTTTTTAAATCACCATGATTACTCCTTTGAAGAATCTTTTGAGGCACTGCAAAAAATCAAAGAGGCAGGGATTCCTCTTATTTTCACTACGAGTAAAACGAAAGCGGAAGTTGAATATTTGCAAGAAAAGGTCGGTATCTCGGAACCTTTTATTGTTGAAAATGGTGCAGCACTCTTTATACCTGATGGGTATCAAGGACTTGATCTGTCATTTCTTGGAAATTATGATGATAAGAAAGTTATGGTCTTTGGTGAATCTTATACGAAAGTTCTGGAATTTTATAGACGCTATAAAGATGAATTCAGTATGCTTGGAATGAGTGATATGTCTGATGATGAAATTATACATTTAACGGGCTTGAGCCAAAGAGATGTTATCCTTGCAAAACATCGTGATTTTACGGAACCATTTATACTTAAGAATGAGACAAAATTAGACGCATTAAAAAAGTTGGCTCACTCTTATGCGTTAAAAATCACCCAAGGCGGACGATTCTATCACTTAATGCGTGAATCCCAGGATAAAGGAATTGCCGTGATCAAGACGATAGAACTTTTTGAAGCATTATATCATGAGAATATCCGTTCCATTGCCTTAGGTGACAGCCAAAATGATACTGAAATGCTGGAGCATGTTGACATACCTATTTTGATTCAAAAATATGATGGAAGCTATCTTGAAACCAATGTGACCCATATACAAAAATCAAGTTATCAAGGCAGTAAAGGCTGGAATGAAATGGTATTGAAAAATGTCTAA